The Verrucomicrobiota bacterium genome segment GCGGCTGCAGCAGGCGCCATACCTGCGCAACGATGGGATAAAGGTCGACCGGGCTATAGATGACCTGCAACCATTCCGGATGGGACCGTTGCCGACCGAGCGCATAGCCCGTAGAGGTCGTGGTGGAGATGACGGCGCGAAAGGTTTCATCCTGCCGCTTAAGTTCCTCCGCCAGGCTCAGTGCCTGGACCATCTCACCGACGCTGACGGCGCGGATCCAGGACCAGCCGCCACTGCCCCTTGCGAATGCACGCCTGAGCTCAGGCGAAAAGTAACCGAAGCGTTGTCCGAAATTTTTCCGGTAGCCGCCGCGCTTCCGCATCCGGCGGAAATAACCGGGGAAGCTGACCAGGAGCACAAGCGGCAGGAGGAGGTTGTACAGGATCAGAAAAAAGCGCCTCATACAGGATTTGCCTGCGGATGCGTAGCGTAGATGATCTCGGTCCCGCTATAACGCTTCTGCCGAAAAATGCGCCAGGGACCGGGGTCGAGCGGCGGCCCGCCGGCGTTGCGCTCGAGAACCAAAAGGCCGTCCGGTTCAAGCAATTCGGGCAGGCGAGCCACCCTGAGAAGCGCTTGCAACAGGTCCGGCGCGTCCGGCGTCTTGACGTAGGGCGGGTCCGCAAAGATCAAATCGTACGGGCCCGACGCCTGGGCGAGGAATTTGAAGGCGTCGCGTTGGTGAACCCCGGCCGCCAGCTTGGTACGCGCCAGATTGCTGTGGATGGCGTTGATCGCTTGCCGGTGAGAGTCCACGATGTCGGCATTCCGCGCACCCCGGCTTAACGCCTCAATGGCGAGAGCGCCGCTGCCGGCAAACAGGTCAAGCACGACCGCACCGATTACGCGGTCGCCCAGCGACGAGAAAACGGCCTCGCGCACCCGATCCATCGTCGGCCGGAAATCATGGGAAGGCGATTGGAGGCGGATCCCGCCTGCGCTGCCAGCAATTACTCTCATCGGCACGGGTGCCCCACTATGGGCTCGGGAGTTCGGGGTTCGGTCACACGGCGGGCACAGCGGGTTGGGCGGGCACAACGTAAGAGTTCACACGGCGAACACGGCGAGCCACGGCGACCACGGCGGGAAGAGGGGAGAGTTCGGAGTTCGGGGTTCGGAGTTCGGGGTTCGGAGCGGCAGAGAATGCCACCAATGACACCGGGTGTCGAGTGCCGGGTAAGAGAGACGCTATATCCGTCGTGTGCCCCCCAATGTGTGTCAATCTGTGTAATCTGTGGATGTTTCCTCTTTCTGCGTTCTTCTGCGTGTTCTGCGGATGATTCTGTCTTCCCGCCGTGTTCCGTCGAAAGATTGGATCCAGTTATAGGACGTCTCCGAACTCCGAACCATTTACTTGGCGGTGATGCTGGTGATCGTGCGCTTGGATACCTGCAAGCCGCGGGTTCGCGCCCCCCGGACCGGGATGGCCGCCAGATCGAAGCTCTGGTCGCCGGCTTTTGCGCCCTGGGTTTGGCGAAACTTCAGCCTTACCTCTTTTACCGGGTCGTCGACCAGCCATTTGATCCTGGCCCCATCCTGGGTGCAGGAATAGTCACGATTCATGATCGCACCGCCGATGTTGAAGCGTTTCAGAAAAGCCGCCTTGGGCGTGGTGTAAACCATGGTGAAGACCCGGTCCCGGTCGTAGATGCCGAAATAGAGCACATCCTTGTCGACGAACATCTTTTCCGGGGGCGGCAGCACCTGGTAAC includes the following:
- the rsmD gene encoding 16S rRNA (guanine(966)-N(2))-methyltransferase RsmD, which gives rise to MRVIAGSAGGIRLQSPSHDFRPTMDRVREAVFSSLGDRVIGAVVLDLFAGSGALAIEALSRGARNADIVDSHRQAINAIHSNLARTKLAAGVHQRDAFKFLAQASGPYDLIFADPPYVKTPDAPDLLQALLRVARLPELLEPDGLLVLERNAGGPPLDPGPWRIFRQKRYSGTEIIYATHPQANPV